From one Microlunatus sp. Gsoil 973 genomic stretch:
- a CDS encoding Gfo/Idh/MocA family protein yields MSAPAGITVAVVGLGFGQDFVPIYLCHPDVQRVVLVESDAQRRREVAHRYGVEEGYDDIGRVLADQSVDAVHILTPVSTHADLVVAALGAGKHVASAVPMATTLDDLDRIIAAEQASGGGYMMMETAVFGREYRYVERLHRAGEFGPLTLYRGFHVQNLDGFPGYWQGFPPMHYLTHALAPVLALLDTGVATVTARGAGRLSAERTGGGFDNPFPAEVGLFGLRDSDVLADITMAFFQTGRSYIEGFAVYGERLGVEWPDDNQGPLTIHRMTGPPEGGRGNQVSVRQIEPPDDVESLPEALHRFVRPTRLRLPGMAAPVSIGAGHGGSHPFLVDEFVRSIVEGRASAINARIAARWTAPGICAHQSALVGGAEVTVPDY; encoded by the coding sequence ATGAGTGCTCCGGCCGGAATCACCGTGGCTGTCGTCGGGCTCGGGTTCGGACAGGATTTTGTCCCGATCTACCTGTGTCACCCGGATGTGCAGCGAGTCGTTCTGGTGGAATCCGATGCGCAGCGTCGTCGCGAAGTGGCACACCGGTACGGCGTCGAAGAGGGGTATGACGACATCGGCCGGGTACTCGCCGACCAATCCGTCGACGCGGTTCACATCCTGACGCCGGTCTCCACCCACGCCGATCTGGTGGTTGCGGCACTGGGCGCCGGCAAACACGTGGCAAGTGCCGTACCGATGGCGACGACTCTTGATGATCTTGATCGGATCATCGCCGCGGAGCAGGCGTCCGGTGGAGGCTACATGATGATGGAGACCGCTGTCTTCGGTCGCGAATACCGCTACGTCGAGCGGCTGCACCGCGCGGGGGAGTTCGGACCGCTCACCCTGTACCGCGGCTTCCACGTCCAGAACCTCGACGGCTTCCCCGGCTACTGGCAGGGTTTCCCGCCGATGCATTACCTGACCCACGCGCTGGCGCCGGTGTTGGCCCTACTCGATACCGGAGTCGCGACGGTCACCGCCCGCGGCGCGGGTCGGCTGAGCGCGGAGCGGACTGGCGGAGGCTTCGACAACCCCTTCCCGGCCGAGGTCGGGTTGTTCGGGCTCCGCGACAGTGACGTATTGGCCGACATCACGATGGCGTTCTTCCAGACCGGACGCAGTTACATCGAGGGCTTCGCCGTGTACGGCGAACGCCTCGGCGTCGAATGGCCCGACGACAACCAGGGGCCGCTGACGATCCACCGGATGACCGGCCCACCGGAAGGCGGCCGCGGCAACCAGGTCAGCGTCCGGCAGATCGAACCGCCCGACGACGTCGAGTCGCTCCCGGAAGCGCTGCACCGCTTCGTCCGACCAACCCGGCTACGGCTGCCCGGTATGGCCGCCCCGGTGTCGATCGGAGCCGGCCACGGCGGATCGCATCCCTTCCTGGTCGACGAGTTCGTCCGCAGCATCGTCGAGGGGCGGGCATCGGCGATCAACGCCCGAATCGCCGCGCGCTGGACCGCGCCCGGCATCTGCGCGCATCAATCCGCGCTTGTGGGTGGCGCCGAGGTCACCGTTCCCGACTACTGA
- a CDS encoding cation:proton antiporter regulatory subunit → MEVEEVKLPGVGLRRDFLCLSGQRVGVLSKKTGERQLIVYDDADPDAVLVSVEMDAEEASVLAELLGAPRVIERLARLREQVEGLATAGIPISPESPYVERTLGDAEIRTRTGVSIVAVARRDGVEVSPRPNFVFQAGDKVIVVGTDDGVKAVDAILNPS, encoded by the coding sequence ATGGAGGTCGAAGAGGTCAAGTTGCCGGGCGTTGGGTTGCGTCGGGATTTCCTCTGTCTGAGCGGGCAGCGCGTTGGTGTCCTGTCGAAGAAGACCGGTGAACGGCAGCTGATCGTCTACGACGACGCCGATCCGGATGCTGTGCTGGTGAGCGTCGAGATGGATGCCGAGGAGGCCAGTGTGCTGGCCGAGCTGCTGGGTGCGCCCCGGGTGATCGAGCGACTGGCGCGACTCAGGGAGCAGGTCGAGGGCCTGGCGACCGCCGGGATCCCGATCTCGCCCGAGTCGCCGTACGTCGAGCGGACGCTGGGCGATGCCGAGATCCGCACCCGGACCGGCGTGTCCATCGTCGCAGTCGCCCGTCGGGACGGCGTCGAGGTGTCGCCGCGGCCGAACTTCGTGTTCCAGGCCGGCGACAAGGTGATCGTGGTCGGCACCGACGACGGCGTGAAAGCCGTCGACGCAATCCTCAATCCGAGCTGA
- a CDS encoding cation:proton antiporter gives MGHGNLTQLLLEIGAVLFALGMLARLAGKFGLSPIPLYLLAGLAFGSGGFLPINAPTGFFAAGSEIGVILLLLLIGLEYTAEDLVANLRTQAPAGLVDLLLNGLPGVAFAVIMGWGVTEVVAMFGITAISSSGIVSKVLVDLGRLGNRETPALLSILVLEDLAMAVYLPILTALAASAGGLPAAVSVVIALAVLVVVLIVALKFGPVVTKLVISRSNEVMLLRMVGLALLVAGAAEAANISAAVGAFLLGIALSSDVAERIHRILEPLRDLFAAVFFVFFGLSTDPRQLPSVLLPALVLAAIGIATKFGSGWVAGRRAGIRKPGRLRAGAALVPRGEFSIIIAGLIGSAAAPELAPLTAAYVLILAVVGPLAPRVAEPLIKRFATTRRRPSSPRR, from the coding sequence ATGGGTCATGGCAACCTGACCCAGCTCCTCCTTGAGATCGGTGCGGTCCTCTTCGCCCTGGGCATGCTCGCCCGGCTGGCCGGCAAGTTCGGACTGTCCCCAATCCCGCTCTATCTGTTGGCCGGATTGGCCTTCGGCAGCGGTGGTTTCCTACCGATCAACGCGCCGACCGGATTCTTCGCCGCGGGTTCTGAGATCGGCGTCATCCTCCTGCTGCTGTTGATCGGTCTTGAGTACACCGCAGAGGACCTGGTCGCGAACCTCCGAACGCAGGCACCGGCGGGCCTGGTCGACCTTCTGCTCAACGGTCTACCCGGGGTGGCCTTCGCCGTGATCATGGGCTGGGGCGTCACCGAGGTCGTGGCGATGTTCGGCATCACCGCCATCAGCTCGTCCGGGATCGTCTCCAAGGTGCTGGTCGATCTCGGTCGGCTCGGCAACCGGGAGACTCCGGCCCTGCTGAGCATCCTGGTGCTTGAGGATCTGGCGATGGCGGTCTATCTGCCGATCCTCACCGCCCTGGCCGCTTCGGCCGGTGGACTGCCGGCCGCCGTCTCGGTGGTCATCGCGCTGGCCGTGCTGGTGGTGGTCCTGATCGTCGCCCTGAAGTTCGGGCCGGTGGTGACGAAACTGGTCATCTCCCGGTCGAATGAGGTGATGCTGCTGCGGATGGTCGGGCTGGCGCTGCTGGTCGCCGGAGCCGCCGAAGCGGCGAACATCTCTGCGGCCGTCGGGGCGTTCCTGCTCGGGATCGCGTTGTCCTCCGACGTGGCCGAGCGGATCCACCGGATCCTCGAACCACTGCGTGACCTGTTCGCCGCGGTGTTCTTCGTCTTCTTCGGCCTGTCCACCGACCCCAGGCAACTGCCCAGCGTGCTGCTGCCCGCTCTCGTGCTGGCCGCGATCGGGATCGCCACCAAGTTCGGGTCCGGCTGGGTCGCCGGCCGTCGGGCCGGTATCCGCAAGCCCGGCCGGCTGCGTGCCGGCGCTGCGCTGGTGCCGCGAGGCGAGTTCTCGATCATCATCGCCGGACTGATCGGATCTGCCGCCGCGCCGGAGCTGGCCCCGTTGACGGCGGCGTACGTCTTGATCCTTGCCGTAGTCGGACCGTTGGCGCCACGCGTCGCCGAGCCGCTCATCAAGCGTTTTGCCACGACCCGGAGGCGGCCGTCCAGCCCGCGCCGATAG
- a CDS encoding SLC13 family permease translates to MIVAAAVVIFLISYALIATEKVHRVAAALGGVGAMTMIGLVSAESAFFDQETGIDWNVIFLLFGMMIIVSVLRRTGLFEFMALWAARASGGRPARLMVLLVMVTAVFSPILDNVTTVLLIAPITLSVCRRLGLPSAPFLISQILASNIGGTSTLIGDPPNIIIGSRAGLTFDDFLVHALPLTVIMMVGLILLLRLLFRNQLKGMVDIELAMGVGRPSDAIPDKRLLVKCLIVLGAVMVAFSLHTATHFDPSIVAMLGAGTMVLAARSSPKEFLSDVEWPTLAFFMALFVLVGSLVEVGVIGRLGQLAAGLMAGDQLLGSSVLLVGSAVIGAFVDNIPYTAAMVPIVEEMVASTGVTGAASPLWWAFVFGADLAGNATAVAAAANVVVLGIAAKAGEPISFWQFTKYGIVVTAATIAMAWVYVWLRYFVLA, encoded by the coding sequence ATGATCGTCGCCGCCGCCGTGGTGATCTTCCTCATCAGCTACGCCTTGATCGCCACGGAGAAGGTGCACCGGGTCGCGGCGGCCCTCGGCGGGGTCGGAGCGATGACCATGATCGGGCTGGTCTCGGCCGAAAGCGCCTTCTTCGACCAGGAGACCGGCATCGACTGGAACGTGATCTTCCTGCTGTTCGGCATGATGATCATCGTCAGCGTACTGCGCAGGACCGGTCTCTTCGAGTTCATGGCGCTCTGGGCGGCACGAGCCTCCGGCGGCAGGCCGGCGCGGTTGATGGTGTTGCTGGTCATGGTGACTGCGGTGTTCTCACCCATCCTGGACAACGTCACGACGGTGCTGCTGATCGCTCCGATCACCTTGTCGGTGTGCCGGCGGCTGGGTCTTCCGTCGGCACCCTTCCTGATCAGCCAGATCCTGGCATCGAACATCGGCGGCACCTCGACGTTGATCGGCGATCCGCCCAACATCATCATCGGGAGTCGAGCCGGCCTGACCTTCGACGACTTCCTGGTCCACGCGCTGCCGCTGACCGTGATCATGATGGTCGGGCTGATCCTGCTGTTGCGGCTGCTCTTCCGCAACCAGCTGAAAGGCATGGTGGACATTGAGCTGGCGATGGGTGTCGGCAGGCCGTCCGACGCGATCCCCGACAAGCGGCTGCTGGTGAAATGCCTGATCGTTCTCGGCGCGGTGATGGTGGCGTTCAGTCTGCACACGGCGACACATTTCGATCCGTCGATCGTTGCGATGCTCGGCGCCGGCACCATGGTGCTGGCCGCGCGAAGCAGCCCCAAGGAATTCCTGTCGGACGTCGAGTGGCCGACCCTGGCGTTCTTCATGGCGCTCTTCGTGCTGGTCGGTTCACTGGTCGAGGTCGGTGTGATCGGCCGGCTCGGGCAGCTGGCGGCAGGCCTGATGGCCGGTGATCAACTTCTCGGGTCGTCGGTGCTGCTGGTCGGGTCCGCGGTGATCGGCGCGTTCGTCGACAACATCCCGTACACCGCCGCGATGGTGCCGATCGTGGAGGAGATGGTCGCGTCGACCGGGGTGACCGGCGCGGCGAGCCCGCTGTGGTGGGCATTCGTCTTCGGCGCGGACCTGGCCGGCAATGCCACCGCGGTCGCCGCCGCCGCGAACGTCGTGGTCCTCGGCATCGCGGCCAAGGCGGGTGAGCCGATCAGCTTCTGGCAATTCACCAAGTACGGCATCGTCGTGACTGCGGCGACGATCGCCATGGCCTGGGTGTATGTCTGGCTGCGCTACTTCGTTCTGGCGTGA
- a CDS encoding sensor histidine kinase, translating to MGRHQLSLYWKVCLTNGVVFLVGTSALAVAPIGVSEQVLVSEAVVLAIGLGVMFGLNALLLRFSLAPVDRVIREMDSVRVPEPGHRLADPGSGAGARLVHSYNAMLDRLEAERSRSNAQALAAQEAERHRIAQELHDEIGQSLTVVLLGLKQLETKAPDQLSEEIDLIRESARTGLDDVRRVARRLRPGVLDDLGLHSALAALCTDLSMINAVHVRRIFGRGIPPLNKETELVIYRVAQEALTNVARHAGPANVTLSLTKIGNNAVLEVIDDGRGQDTIVPGSGILGMRERAALVGAELTVTSAARRGTRVMLSVPIDPGEQSSAEQRS from the coding sequence ATGGGAAGGCACCAGCTGTCGCTGTATTGGAAGGTCTGCCTGACCAACGGCGTGGTCTTCCTGGTCGGCACGTCGGCACTCGCGGTGGCGCCGATCGGGGTGTCGGAACAGGTCCTGGTCTCCGAGGCGGTCGTGCTGGCGATCGGCCTCGGGGTGATGTTCGGACTGAATGCGCTGCTGCTCCGTTTCAGTCTGGCGCCGGTCGACCGGGTCATCCGGGAAATGGATTCGGTCCGGGTTCCCGAACCCGGTCACCGACTGGCCGACCCGGGCTCGGGCGCCGGCGCCCGGCTGGTGCACAGCTACAACGCGATGTTGGACCGGCTGGAAGCCGAGCGCAGCCGGAGCAACGCCCAGGCGTTGGCGGCTCAGGAGGCGGAGCGACACCGGATCGCCCAGGAACTGCACGACGAGATCGGCCAGAGCCTTACGGTGGTTCTGCTCGGGCTCAAGCAGTTGGAGACGAAGGCCCCCGATCAACTCTCCGAGGAGATCGATCTGATCCGTGAGTCGGCCCGGACCGGCCTGGACGACGTCCGACGAGTTGCCCGGCGACTGCGTCCGGGTGTTCTGGACGATCTCGGCCTGCACAGCGCCCTGGCTGCACTGTGCACCGATCTGTCCATGATCAACGCGGTGCATGTCCGGAGGATCTTCGGCCGTGGCATACCGCCGTTGAACAAGGAGACGGAACTGGTGATCTACCGGGTCGCACAGGAGGCGCTCACCAACGTTGCCCGACATGCCGGTCCGGCCAACGTCACGCTGTCGTTGACCAAGATCGGGAACAACGCGGTCCTCGAGGTGATCGACGACGGCCGGGGCCAGGACACCATCGTCCCCGGCTCGGGGATCCTCGGCATGCGGGAACGCGCAGCGCTGGTCGGCGCCGAGCTGACCGTCACATCTGCGGCCCGCAGAGGGACGCGGGTGATGCTCAGCGTCCCGATCGATCCCGGCGAACAGAGCAGCGCGGAGCAGAGATCATGA
- a CDS encoding response regulator transcription factor, producing the protein MITSHRTPGESIRIILADDHQLVRRGIRLILESEPDLEVVGEASDGAEAVELIRTVECDLVILDVSMPRMTGLQAAREIARRTGGPRLLMLSMHDNEQYFFSALQAGASGYVLKSVADEDLVRACRAAMRGEAFVYPGAMRALVRDYLARLRRGEQVPTTLMTPREDEVLKLIAEGYSSKEIAETLVISIKTVERHRANIMSKLGMRDRTQVTRYAIRAGLIEP; encoded by the coding sequence ATGATCACGTCACACCGAACCCCGGGCGAGTCGATCCGGATCATTCTCGCCGATGATCATCAACTGGTGCGCCGCGGCATCCGCCTGATCCTGGAGTCCGAACCCGATCTCGAAGTCGTCGGCGAAGCATCCGACGGTGCCGAAGCCGTCGAGCTGATCCGGACCGTGGAATGCGATCTGGTGATCCTCGACGTCTCGATGCCACGGATGACGGGGCTGCAGGCCGCCCGGGAGATCGCCCGCCGCACCGGCGGCCCGCGGTTGTTGATGTTGTCGATGCACGACAACGAGCAGTACTTCTTCTCTGCGTTGCAGGCCGGCGCCAGCGGCTATGTGCTCAAGTCGGTGGCCGACGAGGACCTGGTACGAGCCTGCCGCGCCGCGATGCGCGGTGAGGCCTTCGTCTATCCCGGTGCGATGCGCGCCCTGGTCCGGGACTACCTCGCCCGGTTGCGACGCGGCGAACAGGTGCCGACAACGCTGATGACGCCTCGCGAGGACGAGGTGCTGAAGTTGATCGCCGAGGGTTACTCCTCGAAGGAGATCGCCGAGACGCTGGTGATCAGCATCAAGACGGTCGAGCGGCACCGCGCCAACATCATGAGCAAACTCGGGATGCGCGATCGCACGCAGGTCACCAGGTACGCGATCCGTGCCGGTCTGATCGAACCGTGA
- a CDS encoding cupin domain-containing protein: MPAANRMTTEVAIDIAPVEGRYRDLGKFTVGFETYKQDLDPAPYFGGLPDDRCPCEHWGIVTAGRITFRWPDRMETYTEGDAYYAPPGHLPLVTAGTSVVEFSTTEELSELMSVLEKNLHDAAVI, translated from the coding sequence ATGCCCGCAGCAAACAGGATGACCACCGAGGTGGCCATCGACATCGCGCCCGTCGAGGGCCGGTACCGCGATCTCGGGAAGTTCACCGTCGGCTTCGAGACCTACAAACAGGATCTCGATCCGGCACCGTACTTCGGCGGTCTGCCCGACGATCGTTGTCCCTGTGAACATTGGGGAATCGTGACGGCGGGCCGGATCACGTTCCGGTGGCCCGACCGGATGGAGACCTACACCGAGGGCGATGCGTACTACGCACCACCCGGACACCTGCCGCTGGTCACGGCCGGCACCAGCGTCGTCGAGTTCAGCACGACCGAGGAGCTGTCGGAACTGATGTCGGTTCTGGAGAAGAACCTGCACGACGCGGCGGTGATCTGA
- a CDS encoding Gfo/Idh/MocA family protein has translation MRLGVIGLGEVAQVVHLPLLAGLPELFEVRSACDLSPRLLQTVGDRFGIPNRYATSAELIEAGDIDAVLVLSSDEYHAEAVVDAARHGLHVLVEKPMCLSPREAEEIINARDQSGVTVMVGYMRRFAPAFLEAKELLPGLGRVNFARVHDVIGRNQLIIDQTSSVVRPGDLPQSAMQDRSARARALVTDAIGDVPSAVANAYRLLCGLGSHDLSAMRELLGPARGVHAARQWRDGGYITALLDYDDFVVAYETGVDEQLRFDAHLEVFTDTTSFRVQYDTPYVRHLATTLEIEQTSGDAITRTVRRPHLKDPYTYEWEYFHHCVVAGEQPKTSPEDFVSDLRLFAELVRHLDK, from the coding sequence ATGAGACTCGGTGTGATCGGCCTCGGCGAGGTGGCCCAGGTGGTCCACCTGCCGCTGCTGGCCGGGCTGCCAGAACTGTTCGAGGTCCGCTCGGCGTGCGATCTCTCCCCGCGGCTGCTGCAGACCGTCGGCGACCGGTTCGGGATCCCGAACCGCTACGCCACCAGCGCCGAACTGATCGAGGCCGGTGACATCGACGCCGTCCTGGTGCTGAGCAGCGACGAGTACCACGCCGAGGCGGTTGTCGACGCTGCGCGGCACGGGCTGCATGTGCTGGTCGAGAAGCCGATGTGCCTCTCCCCGCGCGAGGCCGAGGAGATCATCAACGCCCGGGACCAGAGCGGTGTGACCGTGATGGTCGGATACATGCGCCGCTTCGCCCCCGCCTTCCTCGAGGCCAAGGAACTGTTGCCCGGCCTTGGTCGGGTCAACTTCGCCCGGGTCCATGACGTCATCGGGCGCAACCAGTTGATCATCGACCAGACCTCCTCGGTGGTGCGTCCCGGCGATCTGCCGCAGTCGGCGATGCAGGACCGCAGCGCCCGGGCCCGGGCGCTGGTGACCGATGCCATCGGCGACGTTCCGTCCGCGGTTGCCAACGCGTACCGGCTGCTGTGCGGGCTCGGCAGTCACGACCTCTCCGCGATGCGGGAACTGCTCGGCCCGGCCCGCGGTGTGCACGCCGCCCGACAGTGGCGCGATGGCGGCTACATCACCGCCCTGCTGGACTACGACGACTTCGTTGTGGCCTACGAGACCGGCGTGGACGAGCAGTTGCGATTCGACGCCCATCTCGAGGTGTTCACCGACACGACCAGTTTCCGGGTCCAGTACGACACCCCCTACGTCCGGCATCTGGCGACCACCCTGGAGATCGAGCAGACCAGCGGCGATGCGATCACTCGGACCGTCCGACGTCCCCACCTGAAGGATCCCTACACCTACGAGTGGGAATACTTCCATCACTGCGTCGTCGCCGGGGAACAGCCGAAGACGAGCCCGGAGGACTTCGTCTCCGATCTTCGGTTGTTCGCCGAACTCGTCCGCCACCTCGACAAGTGA
- a CDS encoding sugar ABC transporter substrate-binding protein — protein MKKLYAGFHKKYPNITVTFNNIPADSEAQKLVTMVAGGTAPDVAYMDGGSVSDFASKGALVNLESYIAGSTVVKKDDYVANFTENAIYNGSMYGLPFDAETTGLFYRKDLFEQAGIGGPPKTFAEMEADAKKLTNPSKKQYGIAIFGPESGYYVQPFVASAGGQLLSDDGKKAMIDSPEAIRGASFYTGLAKYAPPAYLNSNSYDGRVAFEHGEAAMYIAGSWFGGSLIGEAPKIRDKWATAPLPQDKECATQVAGDSLVMFDQSKNKDAAWLWLQYLSSKESLRTWNVGQADSTELPPIKSLLTDPNSFKGKEWLKSFADMMSCKIITTNSPQWGQIQDRLNSNLTKVVYGKMTAEAAMQDTQKYATKLIGG, from the coding sequence ATGAAGAAGCTCTACGCCGGGTTCCACAAGAAGTATCCGAACATCACGGTGACGTTCAACAACATCCCCGCCGACTCGGAAGCGCAGAAGCTCGTCACCATGGTGGCCGGAGGGACGGCGCCCGATGTCGCCTACATGGACGGTGGAAGCGTCTCGGATTTCGCGTCCAAGGGCGCGCTGGTGAACCTGGAGAGCTACATCGCCGGCAGCACGGTGGTCAAGAAGGATGACTACGTCGCCAACTTCACCGAGAACGCGATCTACAACGGCTCGATGTACGGGTTGCCGTTCGACGCGGAGACCACCGGGCTGTTCTACCGGAAGGACCTGTTCGAGCAGGCCGGGATCGGCGGCCCGCCGAAGACCTTCGCCGAGATGGAGGCCGATGCGAAGAAGCTGACCAACCCGTCCAAGAAGCAGTACGGCATCGCGATCTTCGGACCGGAGTCGGGCTACTACGTCCAACCGTTCGTCGCCTCCGCCGGTGGCCAGTTGCTCTCCGATGACGGGAAGAAGGCGATGATCGACTCGCCCGAGGCGATCCGCGGGGCGAGCTTCTACACCGGCCTGGCCAAGTACGCACCGCCGGCGTACCTGAACTCGAACTCCTACGACGGGCGGGTGGCCTTCGAGCACGGCGAGGCGGCGATGTACATCGCCGGCTCCTGGTTCGGTGGCTCGCTGATCGGTGAGGCACCGAAGATCAGGGACAAGTGGGCGACCGCGCCGCTGCCCCAGGACAAGGAGTGCGCTACCCAGGTCGCCGGTGACAGCCTGGTGATGTTCGACCAGTCCAAGAACAAGGATGCCGCGTGGCTGTGGCTGCAGTATCTGTCGAGCAAGGAGAGCCTGCGGACGTGGAACGTCGGTCAGGCCGACAGCACCGAACTGCCGCCGATCAAGTCCCTGTTGACCGATCCGAACAGCTTCAAGGGCAAGGAATGGCTGAAGTCCTTCGCGGACATGATGTCGTGCAAGATCATCACGACGAACAGCCCGCAGTGGGGGCAGATCCAGGACCGGCTGAACTCGAATCTGACCAAGGTGGTCTACGGGAAGATGACCGCTGAGGCGGCCATGCAGGACACGCAGAAGTACGCGACCAAGCTGATCGGCGGGTAA
- a CDS encoding carbohydrate ABC transporter permease → MSRSRSNRLRHQARREWSAYAFLSPGLILFTVFTLFALAFSFYLSFHSWSIIEPYKPFVGFQNYRDAFVDPDLGQAVINTAYFTVASIPLTMASGLLIALMLNARIWGRSIFRAIFYLPVITPIVVSSIVWKFIYSGDYGILNYYLERLRLIDQSINWLSDPNLAMPAVIIMAVWNNLGFAMVIYLAGLQSIPQHYYEAARVDGANSRQQLTRITIPLLAPSTLFLLVTSVIGSFQVFTQIFIMTNGGPIGRTNTIVYFIYQAAFQFFKMGYASALSVLLMLMLGVFTILQLRFYRTDTGGNG, encoded by the coding sequence GTGTCCAGGAGCCGGTCCAACCGGCTCCGGCACCAGGCCAGGCGGGAATGGAGTGCGTACGCCTTCCTGTCGCCCGGTCTGATCCTCTTCACGGTGTTCACCCTGTTCGCACTGGCATTCTCGTTCTACCTGAGCTTCCACTCCTGGTCGATCATCGAGCCGTACAAGCCTTTCGTCGGCTTCCAGAACTACCGGGATGCATTCGTCGATCCCGACCTCGGCCAGGCGGTGATCAACACCGCCTACTTCACCGTGGCGTCCATCCCGCTGACCATGGCGTCGGGGCTGTTGATCGCCCTGATGCTCAACGCCAGGATCTGGGGCCGCTCGATCTTCCGGGCGATCTTCTATCTGCCGGTGATCACGCCGATCGTCGTCTCGTCGATCGTCTGGAAGTTCATCTACAGCGGCGACTACGGGATCCTCAACTACTACCTGGAGCGCCTCCGGTTGATCGACCAATCGATCAACTGGCTGTCCGACCCGAACCTTGCCATGCCGGCGGTGATCATCATGGCGGTCTGGAACAATCTCGGGTTCGCCATGGTGATCTATCTGGCCGGGTTGCAGTCGATCCCGCAGCACTATTACGAGGCGGCTCGGGTGGACGGCGCCAACAGCCGGCAGCAATTGACCAGGATCACCATCCCGCTGCTCGCACCGTCGACACTCTTCCTGCTGGTCACGTCGGTGATCGGTTCCTTCCAGGTCTTCACCCAGATCTTCATCATGACCAACGGAGGCCCGATCGGCCGCACCAACACGATCGTGTACTTCATCTATCAGGCCGCGTTCCAGTTCTTCAAGATGGGCTACGCGTCGGCGCTATCGGTGTTGCTGATGCTGATGCTCGGCGTGTTCACCATCCTGCAACTGCGCTTCTACCGCACTGACACCGGAGGGAACGGCTGA
- a CDS encoding carbohydrate ABC transporter permease, which translates to MALTRPRPVVAARPGTPSAHRRHKRVTPQQVILLVVRYLILLAGAIICIVPFFWMVSASFQHEGDIFSWPIQWIPRNPTLGNYRSFFGTGGHIGTWLANTTLVAVVTTVAQLFLDSLMAYAFAKRRFPGRKWIFGLFLATLLVPGQMTIIPNYLILKHIPFAGGNDALGQGGHGWLDSYAGLIVPAVVSAFGIFLIRQYMLSIPDELLDAARVEGASEFRIFWSIVMPLCKPVLAASAIFTFGYFWNDFYWPLIVMSSPEHYTLSLGLALFIGAHKTAWTLLMAGSVIATIPVLIVFLIFQRYFVSGIAMTGIK; encoded by the coding sequence ATGGCGCTGACCCGACCGAGGCCTGTGGTCGCCGCCCGACCCGGCACCCCGTCGGCGCATCGCCGGCACAAGAGGGTGACGCCCCAACAGGTCATCCTGCTCGTCGTCCGGTATCTGATCCTCCTCGCTGGGGCGATCATCTGCATCGTGCCGTTCTTCTGGATGGTCAGCGCCTCGTTCCAGCATGAGGGAGACATCTTCAGCTGGCCGATCCAGTGGATCCCGAGGAACCCGACGTTGGGCAACTACAGATCCTTCTTCGGCACCGGCGGTCACATCGGCACCTGGCTGGCCAACACCACCCTCGTCGCGGTGGTGACCACGGTGGCCCAACTGTTCCTCGATTCGCTGATGGCCTACGCCTTCGCCAAACGACGGTTCCCCGGCCGTAAGTGGATCTTCGGTCTGTTCCTGGCCACCTTGCTGGTGCCCGGCCAGATGACGATCATCCCGAATTACCTGATCCTGAAGCACATTCCGTTCGCCGGTGGCAACGATGCGCTCGGCCAGGGCGGACACGGTTGGCTCGACTCCTACGCGGGGTTGATCGTCCCGGCGGTGGTGAGCGCGTTCGGTATCTTCCTGATCCGCCAGTACATGCTGAGTATTCCCGATGAGTTGCTCGATGCCGCCAGGGTCGAGGGCGCCTCGGAGTTCCGGATCTTCTGGTCGATCGTCATGCCGTTGTGCAAACCGGTCCTGGCGGCCAGCGCGATCTTCACCTTCGGCTACTTCTGGAACGACTTCTACTGGCCGCTGATCGTGATGAGCAGCCCGGAGCACTACACGTTGTCCCTCGGACTTGCGCTGTTCATCGGCGCGCACAAAACGGCCTGGACACTGTTGATGGCAGGCTCGGTGATCGCGACGATCCCAGTGCTGATCGTGTTCCTGATCTTCCAGCGCTACTTCGTCAGCGGCATCGCGATGACCGGGATCAAGTGA